A window of Limosilactobacillus sp. WILCCON 0051 genomic DNA:
GCGAACAATGTTAGAAATCATTTTTTCCTCCGCTAGAATTCATTATAGATAAACGGTGCCTGTCCAGCGCCATAGTATCCGTATAAGTAGATCAACAGCATTAAGACGATAAAATAAAAGAACGTTTTAAGCAGAAATCCAGCGACAGGGTGGCGTTTGAGAGCTGCCAACATTCACTAATCACTCCTTTACCTAAATCGGATTTGGAAAGGTACTACCCTACTATATACCAAGTCAAGCCAAGCAAATGTTAAGCCTTGCTTAAGAAAAACATATTTAAAATCTTTAAATAAAGCTGCTTCTTCCACTTAAACGTTGATATATCAATGTTTGAGCGGGTCCTAACCAGGTGGTGAATCTAAATAAAATATTAATAAAATACGAAGAAAGTTTGAACTTTGCCGTGCTGAAACTTTCACGCGATCTGTGCTATAATGTCATCAACGCGAATGTTTGTTCGATAGAAAGGAAGGTCTCATGAGATTTTTACATACGGCCGATTGGCATATCGGTAAGAAACTGCATGATTTTTCGCTTGCTGAGGATCAAGCCGCGGCGTTTGACCAGATTGAACGGCTGGCTAAAGACTATCAGGTCGATGCCGTTGTTATTGCAGGTGATCTGTATGATCGGGGCTTAGCCAGCGAGCAGTCGGTTGAGCAGCTGAATGGAATGCTCAAACAGCTGAATCTAAACGACCATCTACCGCTATTGGCGATCAGCGGCAACCATGATTCGGCCGCGCGCCTGGCTACGGGCAGTGAATGGTTTGAGACGACTGATTTTTATCTGCATACCACGCTGGCCAGTGCGTTTGAACCAGTCACGATTATGGATACGCAGTTTTTCCTGCTGCCATTCTTTAACCTGCAGGCGGTCCGCAATTATTTCGAACAAGACGTTAAGACGATCAGCCAGGCGATGACTTTGATTGTTGATCAGATGAAGCAGCTTTTCGATCCCAATAAAAAGCACGTCCTGGTAGCGCACTTTTTCGCGGCGGGCAGTACGCATACCGATTCTGAGATTCAAGTTGAGGTTGGGGGATTGGATGCCGTGCCGACTACGCTGCTAAAAGACTTTGACTACGTGGCACTGGGACACCTGCATAATCCGCGGGCTTTAAATGAGGAACGCATGCGCTATAGCGGATCGCCGCTTAAGTTTTCGGTTTCAGAGGCCAATCTTCAAAAAGGGGTCTGGATTGTCGATACGGATCCGTTCAAGCTCACTTGGGCCCCATTGCAGCCTAAGCATGATCTGATTGTTTTGGAAGGCTCGTTTGATGAACTGACAGAAGGGAAAATCGCGGCTCAATACGATCAAACCCAAGACTATGTTGCCATCCGCCTGACCGATACCAAGCTGATCAGCGACCTGATGAATCGACTGCGGGCTCGTTATCCTAAAATTGTCGAGATCAAGCGCCCCAACCAGCAGGACGACGCCAGCATCGCGACCATGACGACGGCCAGTCATGATCCGCTGACGCTGTTGGATGAATTTTATGAAAAGGTACATCCGGATCAGCAGCTGGATGATCAGCAGCGGCAATGGGCATCGGCAGCTTTGACCAAGGTTGAGGAGGAAGAAAAATGAAGCCTTTAAAACTGAAAATGGAGTATTTTGGCTCATATGTCAATGAGACCGTTGATTTTGCTCAATTTGACGAAGTGCCGCTGTTTTTGATCAGTGGCAAGACGGGCAGCGGCAAGACCACGATTTTTGACGCAATGTGTTTTAGTCTGTTTGGTACAACGACTGATAATAATCGCAATGGCCGTACTGCCGAAAAACTGCGCTCTGATTTTGCCAAGGAAAAGGATCTGACGCGGGTCTCATTTTGGTTTGAGCATCAAGGCAAGACCTATCAGATCATTCGAGAACCTAAACAGGACCGGCACAAGAGCCAAAAAGTAGACCTGTTTTATGAAAAAAACGGTCAAAAAGAAGAAATTACCAAAGTTACCGACGCCAATCAATTTATTGAAGATCTAATCGGCATCAATGCTGATCAGTTTCGCCAGATCGTCTTGCTGCCGCAGGGTAAGTTTCGTGAGTTTCTGGAGTCGGACAGCAACAATAAAAATCAATTGCTGGCGGAGCTGTTTGGCACGCAGCTATACGCGGACTGGACTCAGCAACTCAAGGATCAGCTGACGGCGGCACAGGATGCCAGCCATGACAGTCAAAAGCAAATGGAACATCTGATGACCAGCATTGAAGAGCTTGCCGACCAAACCGATCCCGTTCAATGGCTGCAAGCTGCCGCGACGCTGTTAAAACAGCATTCTCAGCAGCTGGCTCAGCAAGCTGAGAATGCTGCCGCTGCACAGGAAAAGGCTAAAAAACTCGATGAACAGTTTCACGTGGAACAAAATCTGCAGACCGCCTATGATGAACTAGCCCAAAACCAAGCCGCTCAACAACAGCTGAATCAGCAGCAATCGGCAATCCAAGCCAAGCAGCAGCTGATTGACGAGCTGCAGTGGGTTCGCCATCAGCAAACCGATTACGCTGCCTGGCAGCATGCCCAGGCGGCAATCCAAGACCTGCAAAACGATCTGCAGCAACAGCAGACAACGGCTACGGAACTTGATCAAAAACTGCAGCAATTGCAGCATCGCGCTCAAGAGCTGAACCAGCAGCAGCCGGCCATCGATTCGATCAACCAGCAAAAAATCGCTTTGGAAAGCCTGCTGCCCCGCTATCAAGAAACGGCTGAACTTAAAGAACGCATTCAAACCGAACAGCAAAAACTGGCTAAACTCCAAAAAAGCCATCAGCAGGTTCAAGCCGTCAGTCAGCAGCAGACGATTTTACTGGAGAAAACAGCACAGCAGATTCAAGACCTGCAGCAGCAAACCGATCGGCAGCTGATTGAAAAAATGCTTGAGGAACGCAGCACCGGACAGGCACTGCTCAAGCGGCTGCAGGATCTGCAGAGCAGGCACCAGACGATAACAGATCAGCAAGCCAGCCTACAGCAGGCCCAGCATGAGGAGGAATTGGCTGGACAGCATTATCAGACCGCGCAGACTGCTTTTCAAGAAGCTGATCAAAAGCACGCGGCCCTTCAGATTGCCGAACTGGCGACTCATCTGGTTCCGGGTCAGCCTTGTCCGGTCTGCGGCTCAATTGATCATCCCCAGCCAGGCAACCTAGCCGCTAAGATCTCGCTTGATGAGATTCAAGCTGCCGGTGTGGCTTTAAAACAGGCGCGCCAGGCTTTAGACGATGCGCAGGCTCAAAAAGTCAAGGCTCAGGAAAAAACGGTCAATCTGACCCAGCAGTTGACGCTTTTAAAAGCTGAATACACGACTGAGCTGACGAAATTAAGACATGACAGTCAGCTGCCAGCGACCGATCTTGCCCAGCTGGCCGCAAAACTGCAGGAGCGTATGAATGAGACCGCACAACGGCTTAAAAAGACGCAGACAGCCATTGAAGAATTAAAGCAGGCGCAGCAAGAACAGCAAAAACAGCAGCAGACATTGGATGAATTGACGGCCCAGCAGCAGAAACTGGATCATGATCAGCAGCTGCTGACGGCTCAACTGGCCGGACTCAATGGCGAGCTGACGGCCAAAGTAAAGCAGCTGCCGCCAGCATACGCTGATTTAATCACAGCTAAAAAACAACTGCATGCTTGGCAGATTCAGCTGCAGGATTATCAGCAAAAAAAGGATCAGAACCAAACCGAACTGCAGCATCAACAACAGCGCGCTGCCGCGGTCGCCGCAACGATCAGTCATGATCAAGAAAACCTGACGCAGCAGCAGAATCATCGCCAACAGTTGGTCAAGCAGCTGCAGCAGGCCTTAAAAGATCATGATCCCAATGCTCAGTGGTCGCGCTATGCAGAAGACTTTGCCCAACTGGATCAGCTGGAATCTCTGCAGCAGACCGTCAACGAATATCAGCAGGCAGTCAAGATCAATCTTGACCGGCGTCAGCACCTGCTGGCAGCTATCAACGAACGGCCCCGGCCACAGCTGGCTGAGACGCAAAAAGCTCTGCAGGCGGCCACGACAATGCGCGATGAAAAACAGCGGGAATTAGGGCGCTTGAAAGAACAGCTCCAACAGCAGCAAAAAACGGTTCAGCAGGTTGATGAGATCCAGCAGGAACAAGGCAAACAGCAGGCCGAACTGGATCGGCTCAGTGATCTGGTCAATACCATGAATGGCAAGAATTCAATGCGGCTGACTTTGGAAAGATATGTGCTCAGACACTACTTCAAAGAGGTCCTGAGCAACGCCAATCCACGGCTCAGACAATTAACTGCTGGTCGCTATGAGTTCTTTTTGGAAGAAAGCACCGGCTCAAACAACAAATGGAGCGGATTGGAAGTCGGCGTCAGAGATCGTGATGCTGGCAAGGATCGCAGCGTGCATACTCTGTCTGGAGGAGAGACTTTTGCTGCCTCACTGGCCCTCGCGCTGTCGCTTGGCGAGATCATTCAGCAGCAGGCCGGGGGAATTCAAATCGATGCTCTGTTTGTCGACGAAGGCTTCGGTTCGCTGGATCAAGCCGCACTGGATAATGCATTGCAGGCGCTGCAGACTTTGGAAGGCAATTCGCGTATGGTCGGGATCATCAGTCACGTGACCGAATTGGAAGAACGGATTCCCGATCAGCTCAAGATCAGTTCCGATAAGGGCCACAGTCATGTCAGCTATCAGCACGACTTTGCAATAAATTAGCCGAAAAGATTGCCAAATCAGGCAGGATGTAATAAGATAGCGATGATATAAAACACGAAGACATTTTAAAGTAGATCCTAAGAGAGCTGTCGGGTGGTGCAAGGCAGCGATCGAAACTCCGGTGTCATTAAATGTGGGCGGGTAATGCCGCACGGGTTCATGGCCGTTATCCATGCAGAGCGTGACAAATCTTTGTCGAACTTGGGTGGTACCGCGGAACCAGAGCCATTTCGTCCCAAAATATGGATGAAGTGGCTCTTTTTATATACTTAGGAGGAATTTTAGATGCTCGATATCAAGAAGATTCGTAAAGACCCTGAATTCTTTAAGCAGAAGCTGGCAACGCGCAACGTTGATCCAAAAGACATTGACGAAGTATTGGCCCTGGATGAAAAACGGCGTGAACTGCTGCAGCAGACCGAAACGCTGAAGGCTAAGCGCAACGCGGCCTCCAAGAAGATCGGCGAGGCCAAGCGCAACCATGAATCAGCCGATGACGCGATTGCCGAAATGCGTCAGGTTGGTGAAGACATCAAGAAGCTGGACGTTGAGGTCGAAGAAAACGACGCGATCTTAAACGACAAGCTGGCGCATCTGCCAAACGTGCCGCGTGATGGCGTGCCGGTTGGTCCCGATGAAGACAGCAACCGTGAAGAATACAAGGTGGGCGAGCCGACTAAGTTTGCCTTTGAGCCTAAGCACCACTGGGACCTGGGCGAAAAGCTCGGCATTCTGGACTTCGACCGGGCAGCTAAGGTTTCTGGCGCGCGGTTCGTCTACTACGTCGGCTTGGGTGCTCAACTGGAACGGGCCGTCTACAACTTCATGCTGGATGAACACATGAAGGAAGGCTACACGGAAGTTCTGCCGCCATATATCGTCAAGGCTCAATCCATGTACGGTACTGGTCAGTTCCCTAAGTTTAAGGAAGGCGTCTACCAGGTCAATGGCGAGGACATGACGCTGATTCCAACGGCGGAAGTGCCTTTGACCAACTACTTCTCTGGTGAAGAGATTCCAACCGACAAGCTGCCAGTATACGTCACGGCGCTGTCGCCATCGTTCCGTTCTGAGGCTGGCTCGGCTGGCCGGGACACGCGTGGTCTGATCCGGATGCACCAGTTCAATAAGGTTGAAATGGTTAAGTACGTTAAGCCGGAAACCTCATTTGACGAACTGGAAAAGATGACTAAGAATGCCGAAAACATTCTGCAAAAGCTTGGCCTGCCATACCATGTCATTACGCTGTCGACTGGCGATATGAGCTTTACTTCAGCGGAAACGCATGATATTGAAGTCTGGATGCCAGCTCAAGACAAGTATCGTGAAATCTCCAGCTGCTCGAACTGTACTGATTTCCAAGCTCGCCGGATGCACATTACCTACCGTGACGAAAACGGCAAGCTGCAGCTGGTCCACACGCTGAACGGTTCTGGTTTGGCAGTTGGCCGGACGGTAGCCGCAATTTTGGAAAACTACCAAAACGAAGACGGTACGGTAACGATTCCAGAAGCACTGGTACCTTACATGCATGGCATCACCAAGATCACGCCGGAAAACGCGGTGCCATTCAACTACCTGCACAAGTAAAATCCGATCAGCGGTCGCGTTTGGAGTCTGCTGAGAATGTCTGGTAAACTAGAGGCAAAGAAAGTTTCAACCAAGCCAGACACGGAAAAAATAAAGCCCCTTGCCGTGTCGGCTTGCTGCACGGAAAAGGGGCTTTATTAGTGCTTTAGAAAGGGTGCATATTTATGCCACGCCAATCAATCAAGCTCAAGTGGCTGTTCATGGCGAGTCTGCTTAATAATGCCGGCGCCGCGATGCTTTGGCCATTGACGACGATCTATGTGCATGAGTACTTGAACAAGTCGATGACGGTCGCGGGCTTGGTAATCTTTTTCAGTTCCATGGGGATGATGTTTGGCAACTACCTGGGCGGCTGGCTGTTTGACAACTGGAAGCCTTACGCGGCCGCGGTGATCACTGTAACGGTCGCCACTTTGGGAAATATCTTGATGATTTTCTTTCATGGCTGGCCGATGTTTCCGATTCTGCTGGCCGTGATCTGCTTTGCTGACGGCTCGGGACTGACCGTGATCAATTCCTATGGCTCGGCCGTTACGGGACACACTGCCCGCTATGTCTATAACATGCTGTACATGGCGCTTAACGTGGGGGTCGTAGTTGGCACGCTGTTGGTCGGGACGCTGTTGGACCTGGGAATCGAGATCGTCTTTATCGTAGCCAGCGTCTGCTATGGTGCCTACCTTTTGATTACGGTGCTGCACTTTAACGTTGACGTGCGGCCCAAGTCAACGGGTAAAAGTCAGCAGGCCGCGGCGGTTAAGAGCCCACGTCACAACGTCCACATCGTCTATGCCTACTGTCTGTGCCTAGTAACGGTCTACCTCAGCTATGCCTTATGGGAAAGCGTCATGTCGGTGCACATTACCGATATGCATATTCCATTCTTTGCCTATAGTCTGCTGTGGACGATCAATGGGGCCGTCATCGTTTTGGGCCAGCCGCTGGTTACCAGACTGGCCGACTATCTTTCGGTTAAGCGGCAGATTATTATTGGGATTGCGATTTTTGCCATTTCATTTCCGCTGCTGATCTGGGTACACAGCTTTGCGATGTTTGTCGTTGACTTTGTGATCCTGACGATTGGGGAAATGGTCGGGATTCCTTCCGTGCCGGCCTATATCGATGTCTTGACCGTCGCTGAGGAAACCGGTAAGTATCAAGGAATGCCCAACGTTGCCATGTCGATTGGCCGGGCGCTGGGACCAGTGTATGGCGGCTGGGTTGTTGACCAAGCCGGCTATAACTTCTTGTTTGTCTCAGTCTTTATCATGATGCTGGTAACCTGGCTATACGCGATCGTGGTGTCCAGACGCTCAGTCAAGGTAATCAAATAAAAATGTCTTGTCGTGCTTAGGTGCGGCAAGGCATTTTTAAGTGTTTGACTTATTTTGGCATAGATAATGACAGCTATCGAAAATTGACGATCCCAGCAGCAGCTGTCGACGACTATAATATAAGTAGAAATGAAATCGTTTTCGGAAAAAGGAGTGGATATTTAGAGGGGAAGGCGATTGCAATGACGAATCCAAAGGTACGGGATAATCAATTAAGCTTTGCCGGGCTGGTCGCGATCTGTGTCAGTGCCATGATTGGTTCGGCGATTTTTGATCTGCCTAAAAACATGGCGACGGTTGCCGGGGCGACAGCGCAGATTCTGGCCTGGATTACAACGGGGATCGGCATGTGGCTGATTGCCGAGGTCTTTATGATT
This region includes:
- a CDS encoding SMC family ATPase codes for the protein MKPLKLKMEYFGSYVNETVDFAQFDEVPLFLISGKTGSGKTTIFDAMCFSLFGTTTDNNRNGRTAEKLRSDFAKEKDLTRVSFWFEHQGKTYQIIREPKQDRHKSQKVDLFYEKNGQKEEITKVTDANQFIEDLIGINADQFRQIVLLPQGKFREFLESDSNNKNQLLAELFGTQLYADWTQQLKDQLTAAQDASHDSQKQMEHLMTSIEELADQTDPVQWLQAAATLLKQHSQQLAQQAENAAAAQEKAKKLDEQFHVEQNLQTAYDELAQNQAAQQQLNQQQSAIQAKQQLIDELQWVRHQQTDYAAWQHAQAAIQDLQNDLQQQQTTATELDQKLQQLQHRAQELNQQQPAIDSINQQKIALESLLPRYQETAELKERIQTEQQKLAKLQKSHQQVQAVSQQQTILLEKTAQQIQDLQQQTDRQLIEKMLEERSTGQALLKRLQDLQSRHQTITDQQASLQQAQHEEELAGQHYQTAQTAFQEADQKHAALQIAELATHLVPGQPCPVCGSIDHPQPGNLAAKISLDEIQAAGVALKQARQALDDAQAQKVKAQEKTVNLTQQLTLLKAEYTTELTKLRHDSQLPATDLAQLAAKLQERMNETAQRLKKTQTAIEELKQAQQEQQKQQQTLDELTAQQQKLDHDQQLLTAQLAGLNGELTAKVKQLPPAYADLITAKKQLHAWQIQLQDYQQKKDQNQTELQHQQQRAAAVAATISHDQENLTQQQNHRQQLVKQLQQALKDHDPNAQWSRYAEDFAQLDQLESLQQTVNEYQQAVKINLDRRQHLLAAINERPRPQLAETQKALQAATTMRDEKQRELGRLKEQLQQQQKTVQQVDEIQQEQGKQQAELDRLSDLVNTMNGKNSMRLTLERYVLRHYFKEVLSNANPRLRQLTAGRYEFFLEESTGSNNKWSGLEVGVRDRDAGKDRSVHTLSGGETFAASLALALSLGEIIQQQAGGIQIDALFVDEGFGSLDQAALDNALQALQTLEGNSRMVGIISHVTELEERIPDQLKISSDKGHSHVSYQHDFAIN
- a CDS encoding teichoic acid D-Ala incorporation-associated protein DltX, translating into MLAALKRHPVAGFLLKTFFYFIVLMLLIYLYGYYGAGQAPFIYNEF
- the serS gene encoding serine--tRNA ligase — translated: MLDIKKIRKDPEFFKQKLATRNVDPKDIDEVLALDEKRRELLQQTETLKAKRNAASKKIGEAKRNHESADDAIAEMRQVGEDIKKLDVEVEENDAILNDKLAHLPNVPRDGVPVGPDEDSNREEYKVGEPTKFAFEPKHHWDLGEKLGILDFDRAAKVSGARFVYYVGLGAQLERAVYNFMLDEHMKEGYTEVLPPYIVKAQSMYGTGQFPKFKEGVYQVNGEDMTLIPTAEVPLTNYFSGEEIPTDKLPVYVTALSPSFRSEAGSAGRDTRGLIRMHQFNKVEMVKYVKPETSFDELEKMTKNAENILQKLGLPYHVITLSTGDMSFTSAETHDIEVWMPAQDKYREISSCSNCTDFQARRMHITYRDENGKLQLVHTLNGSGLAVGRTVAAILENYQNEDGTVTIPEALVPYMHGITKITPENAVPFNYLHK
- a CDS encoding exonuclease SbcCD subunit D, translating into MRFLHTADWHIGKKLHDFSLAEDQAAAFDQIERLAKDYQVDAVVIAGDLYDRGLASEQSVEQLNGMLKQLNLNDHLPLLAISGNHDSAARLATGSEWFETTDFYLHTTLASAFEPVTIMDTQFFLLPFFNLQAVRNYFEQDVKTISQAMTLIVDQMKQLFDPNKKHVLVAHFFAAGSTHTDSEIQVEVGGLDAVPTTLLKDFDYVALGHLHNPRALNEERMRYSGSPLKFSVSEANLQKGVWIVDTDPFKLTWAPLQPKHDLIVLEGSFDELTEGKIAAQYDQTQDYVAIRLTDTKLISDLMNRLRARYPKIVEIKRPNQQDDASIATMTTASHDPLTLLDEFYEKVHPDQQLDDQQRQWASAALTKVEEEEK
- a CDS encoding MFS transporter: MPRQSIKLKWLFMASLLNNAGAAMLWPLTTIYVHEYLNKSMTVAGLVIFFSSMGMMFGNYLGGWLFDNWKPYAAAVITVTVATLGNILMIFFHGWPMFPILLAVICFADGSGLTVINSYGSAVTGHTARYVYNMLYMALNVGVVVGTLLVGTLLDLGIEIVFIVASVCYGAYLLITVLHFNVDVRPKSTGKSQQAAAVKSPRHNVHIVYAYCLCLVTVYLSYALWESVMSVHITDMHIPFFAYSLLWTINGAVIVLGQPLVTRLADYLSVKRQIIIGIAIFAISFPLLIWVHSFAMFVVDFVILTIGEMVGIPSVPAYIDVLTVAEETGKYQGMPNVAMSIGRALGPVYGGWVVDQAGYNFLFVSVFIMMLVTWLYAIVVSRRSVKVIK